A stretch of Microbacterium sp. LWH3-1.2 DNA encodes these proteins:
- a CDS encoding helix-turn-helix domain-containing protein — MQSTSTSSSEVRITITRERLEALKSAHGIASDQELAEKIGVNKATLYRVREGKTAPSAEFLARVASAFPQASLDHLFTLVRVG, encoded by the coding sequence ATGCAATCAACTAGCACATCGTCATCGGAAGTCCGAATCACCATCACCCGCGAGCGTCTCGAAGCCCTCAAGTCCGCGCACGGCATTGCCTCCGATCAAGAGCTTGCAGAGAAGATCGGCGTCAACAAGGCCACGCTCTATCGTGTGCGCGAAGGGAAGACGGCGCCGTCTGCGGAGTTCCTCGCCCGCGTCGCATCCGCCTTCCCCCAGGCGTCTCTCGATCACCTCTTCACACTGGTGCGAGTTGGCTGA